In the genome of Desulfovermiculus halophilus DSM 18834, the window GCCGGAGTGCTCGCAGCGTCTTTGGCATAATGTCGGGATGCAGCCCGAGTACATACACTACGATCAGGACTGCTCCTGGGTCCGCATGGACGTTGATACGGTCATCTACGACAACGCTGATACCAAAAAGGAAGGAGCCGAGTTTACCTACAATAACCAATTCGGCTTCCATCCCATCTTCGCTCACTTTGGAGGGAGCTGGATGGTGAACGTAAAGCTCAGGCCGGGCAATGCCCACTCCAATGCATTAGGAACCAGGAGATTTATCGCCCAGAGCCTTGCCTACGGCCGCTCTATGATCAAAGAACCTCTTTTGGTCGTGGCTGACTGCGGCTTCGACAGCCAGGAACTGATCAAGGATTTGATTCAGGCTGACAATACCGACTTCATCATTAAGCACAATCTGCGACGGGAGAACAAAGAGGACTGGCTGCAAACAGCCAAAGACCACTGCCGGGAAAAGTTCGTCCCGGAGAAGAAAAAGAACCAGACCGTCTACCGGGGCAGTGTCTACAGAGAGATTGAAGGAGCAAAGTCGCCGGTCAGGCTCGTTTTTGAGATCACCGAAACCATGAGCAAGAACGGTCAGCTGCTTCTGACGCCGGAGATTACGGTCTTTGTGGCCTGGCCCCCCCTTGATCTGCAGGAAAAGGATGTTTTGAAGATATACCGGGATCGAGGCACGAGCGAGCAGTATCATGCCGAGTTCAAGTCCGAGGCTGTGGGCTTGATAAAGGCCACACGCCGTCGGATGAAGACAGTCATGCGCAGCGTCATGTTCATGTGCGGCAAGCTCACCTGGCATGCCAAGCAATGGAGACTTCATCTTGGTTGTCCTAGGCCGTGGTTTGAGTTTTTTCATCAGCTGTTCTTCCGCTTAAGGACGGCATAGCTCGGTGGTTTTCAAAAACAAGTAGTTTTGTACAGGTCAAGTGTATCCAGCGCTTT includes:
- a CDS encoding IS1380 family transposase, translating into MTISEVLHDSSSQFGHAGLALIGEFTRISGIDELGHKISKAKQPQITDGEILRTLCGLLCQGKTDFDHVKEFREDEFFQNVLGIKRVPSAKILRQGFQSLSLETGLEEQLPECSQRLWHNVGMQPEYIHYDQDCSWVRMDVDTVIYDNADTKKEGAEFTYNNQFGFHPIFAHFGGSWMVNVKLRPGNAHSNALGTRRFIAQSLAYGRSMIKEPLLVVADCGFDSQELIKDLIQADNTDFIIKHNLRRENKEDWLQTAKDHCREKFVPEKKKNQTVYRGSVYREIEGAKSPVRLVFEITETMSKNGQLLLTPEITVFVAWPPLDLQEKDVLKIYRDRGTSEQYHAEFKSEAVGLIKATRRRMKTVMRSVMFMCGKLTWHAKQWRLHLGCPRPWFEFFHQLFFRLRTA